One Desulfovibrio fairfieldensis genomic window carries:
- a CDS encoding sugar O-acetyltransferase, which yields MNHKERMLAGLPYKAWLDGLSEERRACREKIFRYNHLPPDREGERDALLREILGACGRHVRIEGPFYCDYGYNIDVGENFFANYNFTVLDVARVSIGRYAMIAPNVAIYTAGHPLHPASRNSGYEYGRPVAIGDNVWIGGNTVINPGVRVGDNVVIGSGSVVTRDIPDNALAVGNPCRVLRFVTEADRCRYFKDCRFDVDDYEHPFNAEE from the coding sequence ATGAACCACAAGGAGCGCATGCTTGCGGGCCTTCCCTACAAGGCCTGGCTGGACGGGCTGAGCGAAGAACGCCGGGCCTGCCGGGAAAAAATCTTTCGCTACAATCATCTGCCGCCCGACCGGGAAGGCGAACGGGACGCGCTGCTCCGCGAGATTCTCGGCGCATGCGGCAGGCATGTACGCATTGAGGGGCCGTTTTACTGTGATTACGGCTATAATATCGACGTGGGCGAAAACTTTTTCGCCAATTACAATTTCACGGTGCTGGACGTGGCCAGGGTCAGCATCGGCCGCTACGCCATGATCGCGCCCAATGTGGCTATTTATACGGCCGGGCACCCCCTGCATCCCGCATCCCGGAATTCGGGCTATGAATACGGCAGGCCAGTCGCCATCGGCGACAATGTCTGGATCGGGGGCAATACGGTGATCAATCCCGGCGTGCGCGTGGGCGACAATGTGGTGATCGGCTCCGGCAGCGTAGTGACCAGGGACATTCCGGACAATGCCCTGGCCGTCGGCAATCCCTGCCGCGTGCTGCGGTTTGTCACCGAGGCCGACCGCTGCCGTTATTTCAAGGATTGCCGCTTTGACGTGGACGACTATGAACACCCCTTTAACGCGGAGGAATGA
- a CDS encoding phosphate ABC transporter substrate-binding protein, whose product MHRCLMALACLAFSASTALAAGPLDAFNGLKGNLDIAGGTAHIPVMKGAAKQIMAANPDIRITVAGGGSGVGVQKAGEGLAQIGNTGRALKESEIKKYGLVSFPFAIDGVAVAVNPKNPVSGLSKAQLKDIFAGKITNWKAVGGADAPISLYVREDGSGTRETFEERALDKGSSSAGANVVNSNGAMKTAIAQDPNAVGYVGIGHLDPSIKGLDVDGMKPSQENAAKGTYTVTRLLYMNTKGEPEGLTKAFVDYIYSPAGKEIVSGAGYIPYEKK is encoded by the coding sequence ATGCATCGTTGTCTTATGGCGCTGGCCTGCCTGGCTTTCAGCGCTTCCACGGCTCTGGCCGCCGGTCCTCTGGACGCTTTCAACGGCCTGAAAGGCAACCTCGACATCGCGGGAGGCACCGCCCATATCCCGGTGATGAAGGGCGCGGCCAAACAGATCATGGCGGCCAATCCGGACATCCGCATCACTGTGGCCGGGGGCGGCTCAGGCGTAGGCGTGCAGAAAGCGGGCGAGGGCCTGGCCCAGATCGGCAACACGGGCCGGGCGCTCAAGGAGTCCGAAATCAAGAAATACGGGCTGGTCAGCTTTCCCTTTGCCATCGATGGCGTGGCGGTGGCCGTCAATCCAAAAAATCCGGTCTCCGGACTGAGCAAAGCCCAACTCAAAGATATCTTTGCCGGTAAGATCACCAACTGGAAAGCCGTGGGTGGGGCTGACGCGCCCATTTCGCTTTACGTGCGCGAGGACGGCAGCGGAACCCGCGAAACCTTCGAGGAACGCGCTCTGGACAAGGGAAGTTCCTCTGCCGGGGCCAACGTGGTCAATTCCAACGGGGCCATGAAAACCGCCATTGCCCAGGATCCCAACGCCGTGGGCTATGTGGGCATCGGACATCTGGACCCGAGCATCAAAGGCCTGGACGTGGACGGCATGAAGCCTTCCCAGGAAAACGCCGCCAAGGGTACCTACACCGTGACCCGGCTGCTGTATATGAACACCAAGGGCGAGCCCGAGGGGCTGACCAAAGCCTTTGTGGACTATATCTACTCGCCCGCGGGCAAAGAGATCGTGTCCGGGGCCGGTTATATTCCCTATGAGAAAAAATAA
- a CDS encoding PstC family ABC transporter permease has translation MRKNKDADGPAAGEDLIFTAAGPTAHQSEPGDRAGLGTRLAAILAVGAVSLLFVMILAAALPALIQPGPGSPLDWVWQPYQGHFGILPMCLGSLALAGFALIIGWPLALGLCCWLLTEEARAARPLVKLTGTLIRFMTTIPTVVYGFAAVFLLTPLVRTALGGTGMCLLSAGIMLTLLILPTMVLVLEAGLGPRLERLCPWGQALGFSRLDLLRFFVLPKARRNLTAAAVLGFGRAVGDTLIPLMLAGNATQVPGGLTESLRTLTAHMALVTANEVGGAAYNSLFVAGLILLLVNGGVSLALRRLETDARRGKEMRSC, from the coding sequence ATGAGAAAAAATAAGGACGCTGACGGCCCGGCGGCAGGAGAAGATCTGATCTTCACGGCCGCCGGGCCGACCGCACATCAGAGCGAACCGGGCGACCGGGCGGGCCTGGGCACACGGCTGGCCGCGATCCTGGCCGTCGGCGCGGTGTCCTTGCTCTTCGTCATGATTCTGGCGGCCGCCCTGCCCGCATTGATTCAGCCGGGACCGGGAAGCCCCCTGGACTGGGTCTGGCAGCCCTACCAGGGGCATTTCGGCATTTTGCCCATGTGCCTGGGATCTCTGGCCCTGGCGGGCTTTGCCCTGATCATCGGCTGGCCCCTGGCGCTGGGCTTGTGCTGCTGGCTGCTCACCGAAGAGGCCCGCGCCGCGCGCCCCCTGGTGAAGCTGACAGGAACACTGATCCGCTTTATGACCACCATTCCCACCGTGGTCTATGGCTTTGCGGCCGTGTTCCTGCTGACGCCCTTGGTGCGCACGGCTTTGGGCGGTACGGGCATGTGCCTGCTCTCCGCCGGAATCATGCTCACCCTTCTGATTCTTCCCACCATGGTTCTGGTGCTGGAAGCCGGGCTCGGCCCCCGCCTGGAACGGCTTTGCCCCTGGGGGCAGGCGCTGGGCTTTTCCCGCCTGGACCTGCTGCGCTTTTTTGTGCTTCCGAAAGCCCGGCGTAACCTGACGGCCGCGGCTGTTCTGGGTTTCGGCCGCGCCGTGGGCGACACTCTTATCCCGCTTATGCTGGCAGGCAATGCCACGCAAGTTCCCGGCGGCCTGACCGAAAGCCTGCGTACGCTTACCGCGCACATGGCGTTGGTCACGGCCAACGAAGTGGGCGGCGCGGCGTATAATTCCCTCTTTGTGGCCGGTCTGATTCTCCTGCTGGTCAACGGCGGGGTAAGCCTGGCCTTGCGCCGCCTGGAGACGGACGCGCGCCGCGGCAAGGAAATGCGGTCATGCTGA